A section of the Parasteatoda tepidariorum isolate YZ-2023 chromosome 6, CAS_Ptep_4.0, whole genome shotgun sequence genome encodes:
- the LOC139425830 gene encoding tigger transposable element-derived protein 3-like — MERKRRDLTVKEKVDILNRYDKLPKMSQRNAAVQLKVSQPLLCKILKNREDIEKKCTLNKNLNCKRNRDGKDKEVESALKLWFTNVRERDARVNGSILRQKAEDLAAKLGKGNFVATEGWFHRWKKRQNILFRRTHGEQKDADNVAADQCRRMA; from the coding sequence atggaAAGGAAACGGAGAGATCTTACTGTGAAAGAAAAGGTTGACATTTTAAATCGTTACGATAAATTGCCAAAAATGAGCCAAAGGAATGCTGCTGTTCAATTGAAAGTTTCGCAGCCgcttttgtgcaaaattttaaaaaatcgtgaaGATATCGAAAAAAAGTGCACTTTGAACAAAAATCTGAATTGTAAAAGAAATCGAGATGGAAAAGACAAAGAGGTTGAATCTGCATTAAAACTCTGGTTCACAAACGTTCGTGAAAGGGACGCTCGTGTTAATGGTTCAATTTTGCGCCAAAAAGCTGAAGATTTAGCTGCAAAATTGGGTAAAGGAAACTTCGTAGCCACGGAAGGATGGTTCCACCGCTGGAAAAAGAGGCAGAACATACTCTTCCGAAGGACACATGGTGAACAAAAAGATGCCGATAATGTAGCCGCAGATCAGTGTAGAAGAATGGCCTAA